TGCCTTTGAGCGAATCTCTTCTGCTCGAAGGGTGGTTGCGATTGGGACAACTGTGGTGCGTACTCTCGAGACCATCAGTCATGGGGGAGCACTTACCGGATCCTCTGAACTGTTTATAGTTCCGGGTTTCGATTTCCGCTGCGTAGATCTACTGCTCACCAATTTTCACGTACCAAAGTCCACGTTGTTGGCGTTGGTGGCAGCGGCGATTGGTTCGCGCTGGCGCGTACTCTACGAGTATGCTCTTGCGAATGATTTCCGCCTCCTCTCACTTGGCGATGCGATGTTAATCCCCACTGGACGTGTGGATGACCCCTCTCTTGCGCGTTTTCCTAGCCACTCCCGAGGAGACCATTGACGCGCCTATGTGTGACTGACAATGCGGGTAGTGCCCGACGGGGTAGCTTGAAACTGCGGTCAGCCAGTGTTGACACACCTTTTTTTATGCCAGTGGCCACGCGCGGTATCGTCCGCTACGTTCCCACCGAGCTCATTGCCGACCTCGGATACCAGGTGTTACTGTCCAACACCTATCATCTCATGTTGCGCCCGGGAGTCGAGGTTATTCAGCAGATGGGCGGCCTCAACGCCTTTACTGGGTTCCAAGGTTCGTCGTTGACCGACTCAGGCGGATTTCAAATTATGTCACTCGAGGCCTCGATCACAACAGAAGGTGCCAGATTTCGCAACGTCTACGATGGCTCCTGGGTGACTCTAACGCCAGAGCAAGCAATGGTAAATCAGCAGCGCATCGGTGCTGATATCGCTATGGCGTTGGACGTATGTACACAGCTTCCGAGTAGCAGGGATCAACTGGAGGCAAATCTACGCCTGACCAGCGAGTGGGCCGAGCGTTCAAGGCTGGCGCATACCGATTCCACCCAGGCGTTATTTGGCATCATTCAGGGAGGTATCGATCTCGAACTGCGTAGACAGAGCACGGAGGCGATCACCGCCCTCGACTTCGATGGCTACGCAGTTGGTGGTCTGGCAGTGGGCGAGTCGCATGAGAGCACCCTTGAGGCGGTGCGAACTGTGGTAGATGGCCTCCCGGCGGATAAGCCTCGTTACCTAATGGGTGTCGGCGACCCATACCTGCTCGCTCATGCAACCGCGTTGGGGATCGACATGTTTGATTGTGTTTCGCCTACCCGTATAGCACGGCACGGTACCGCGCTCACCGACCAGGGTCCAGTGCGTGTAAAAGGATTGCCCAATCGTGGACTGGATGAACCATTGGAGTCGGGGTGTGGTTGTCGTGTCTGTCAGCGGGTATCTAGGGGTCTGCTTCACCACCTATCCCATGTTGACACCGAGAGTGCCGGCGCTTTGCTATCGCTGCATAACCTTGCATTCCAGTTCCGGCTCATCTCCCGGCTAAGGCAAGCAATAGTGGAGAACACTGTTGAAGAAGTGCTAGCTGATGTCGATAGCGTGTGGAGTCGACCAGCCATAAGAACTGGCGTTAGCTCCGACTAACTTTATAGGGCCAGAGGTGGCTAGGATCATGTGTTTGGTTTCGATAATAAAGGTGGAGAATGCGTAAAGGGCGTTGGATCCGTTCGGTCCTGATTAGCACGGTGGTGGCGCTCGCTGCTTTTGCCGTGGTGATCTCCCTCCATTACGCCCCTGTTCTTGGACTTGACCTCCAGGGTGGGGCTTCGGTAGTGTACAAGCCGGCGCACAAGGTGTCTACGGCGACGCTGAACGAGACGATATCGATCATCCAGAATCGAGTTAACGCGCTTGGGGTGGGCCAGCCATCGATCGGGCAGCAGGGAAGTGATATCGTCGTAGATCTCCCTGGAGTCAAGGATCCTAAAACTGCTCTTAGCTACATCGGCCAGACCGCGATTCTGCAGTTTCGCCCTGTACTCTGCCAA
The Ferrimicrobium acidiphilum DSM 19497 genome window above contains:
- the tgt gene encoding tRNA guanosine(34) transglycosylase Tgt, whose amino-acid sequence is MTDNAGSARRGSLKLRSASVDTPFFMPVATRGIVRYVPTELIADLGYQVLLSNTYHLMLRPGVEVIQQMGGLNAFTGFQGSSLTDSGGFQIMSLEASITTEGARFRNVYDGSWVTLTPEQAMVNQQRIGADIAMALDVCTQLPSSRDQLEANLRLTSEWAERSRLAHTDSTQALFGIIQGGIDLELRRQSTEAITALDFDGYAVGGLAVGESHESTLEAVRTVVDGLPADKPRYLMGVGDPYLLAHATALGIDMFDCVSPTRIARHGTALTDQGPVRVKGLPNRGLDEPLESGCGCRVCQRVSRGLLHHLSHVDTESAGALLSLHNLAFQFRLISRLRQAIVENTVEEVLADVDSVWSRPAIRTGVSSD